A stretch of Streptomyces vietnamensis DNA encodes these proteins:
- a CDS encoding agmatine deiminase family protein yields the protein MTTPLTSRRRLLQLGATAVPLAALGSAMPTPAVAATAGSGATLRIPAETDPHVRTFMAWPALSSVWSTQLNGVRDDIARVAYAISRFEPVVVLARPSQAADARYICGPGAYHGIEVVEIANDDLWIRDFGPTFVVAPGAIAGVDTNFNGWGKTGTSYYQPYANDAVAATTLLGRYGVNRIQAPFVGEGGSLETDGQGTLLATVSSLVNSNRNPGMTQNQVEQSLKWALGIDKVIWVPGLAGQDITDCHIDCLARFVAPGKVILDQPGPGTSSKWVAVYNETKKVLQSATDAQGRRLDITELPGPDRRYIRGRGTDFLSSYTNYYTVNGAVLVPQFGDSYADDVAYGILRTAYPGRTVVQVKIDNIASGGGGIHCSTQSQPVVPAAV from the coding sequence ATGACCACCCCCCTCACGTCCCGACGCCGGCTTCTCCAGCTCGGTGCGACCGCCGTGCCCCTCGCCGCCCTCGGGTCCGCGATGCCCACGCCCGCCGTCGCCGCCACTGCCGGATCGGGGGCCACTCTGCGGATCCCCGCGGAGACCGACCCTCACGTCCGTACCTTCATGGCCTGGCCCGCGCTCTCGTCGGTCTGGTCGACGCAGCTCAACGGCGTCCGCGACGACATCGCGCGGGTTGCCTACGCCATCTCCCGATTCGAGCCGGTCGTCGTCCTGGCGCGCCCCTCTCAGGCCGCCGATGCCCGGTACATCTGCGGCCCCGGTGCGTACCACGGCATCGAAGTCGTCGAGATAGCCAACGACGACCTCTGGATCCGCGACTTCGGCCCCACCTTCGTCGTCGCCCCCGGCGCCATCGCCGGTGTGGACACCAACTTCAACGGCTGGGGCAAGACCGGCACAAGCTACTACCAGCCCTACGCCAACGATGCCGTGGCGGCCACGACGCTGCTGGGTCGGTACGGGGTCAACAGGATCCAGGCTCCGTTCGTCGGAGAGGGCGGTTCGCTGGAGACCGACGGTCAGGGCACTCTGCTCGCCACGGTCAGCTCCCTGGTGAACAGCAACCGGAACCCGGGCATGACCCAGAACCAGGTGGAGCAGTCGCTGAAGTGGGCCCTCGGCATCGACAAGGTGATCTGGGTCCCCGGCCTGGCCGGCCAGGACATCACGGACTGCCACATCGACTGCCTCGCCCGCTTCGTCGCACCCGGCAAGGTGATCCTCGACCAGCCCGGCCCCGGCACGAGCAGCAAGTGGGTCGCCGTCTACAACGAGACCAAGAAGGTCCTGCAGAGCGCGACCGACGCCCAGGGACGCCGACTGGACATCACGGAACTCCCCGGACCGGACCGGCGGTACATCCGAGGAAGGGGCACGGACTTCCTGTCCAGCTACACCAACTACTACACCGTGAACGGCGCGGTTCTCGTGCCCCAGTTCGGCGACAGCTACGCCGACGACGTGGCCTACGGCATCCTGCGGACCGCGTACCCCGGCCGGACCGTCGTCCAGGTCAAGATCGACAACATCGCCAGCGGCGGCGGTGGCATCCACTGCTCCACCCAGTCCCAGCCGGTCGTACCCGCGGCGGTCTGA